The following is a genomic window from Myxocyprinus asiaticus isolate MX2 ecotype Aquarium Trade chromosome 38, UBuf_Myxa_2, whole genome shotgun sequence.
tcaatttgatatttcagttttttctttttaataaatttgcaaagttatcacaaatctgatttttgctctgtcattatggggtatggagtgtagagcgatgtgaaaaaaaacttttttaaagcattttagcataaggctgcaacataacaaaatgtgaaaaaataataggggtctgaatactttctgaatgcactgtatatgccaGATTTTTTGGCAAAATTTCTTTAACTGAAGTGTAAAATTTATGTAGCACTTGCggcaccaaaaggaattgcaaataTTATCGTTTACCAAAAGGTTTAGCAAAAACTTTTGCCCTGTccctcatcttccattggtcTGTCAAACAGTAGCCCCTCCCCAAACCCACtccactggttgagccagaagttgacatttCAGACCACTcaaacagagcattttttttttaagtgtcataGAGCTGCAGTGTTTACCAAGCCGGTTCTTTGACCAAGtcgttataattattatgagGTGGTAAAATCCTAAGAAAGCAAatgagttggctcgtacaaaaacgtacaacttttactcccatagagaaaaataaacgaaccaacgAATGATGTTATTGCCAATGAACATGCAAAGTCGTATGATATCTTACTattctgtcatctcatacaaattattacaagttgtcatgagactattttcagaaaattattattattttattatatatatatatatatatatatatatatatatatatatatatatatatataaattacacatCTAACATTTAATCAGTGCAATTAGGAAGCGGGACTCATGTAATTTAGTTTTTAAACCAAAAACTGACAAGAAAATTCTTAGTGTAGTAAAGCTTCCATTGTTCTAACAAGTATCCTACAGCAACACACagggagtcaagagtgcatggCAAAGTCAAACAAAGATAAGAGCTGGACGGACAAGCTCCAAAGCTTTCTCACAGCTGTTAAGAAGGAGCCACGATGAGGCTGCACTGGCTCCTCATCTTTGCCTCCATGTGCAATATGTGGGGTGCCATACAGCAGCCACATCCCCCCAATGAAAAGTGGAACCAGTGTAAAGATGTGTTTTACAAAGGATGGACCAAGCTTCGTTTCACTCTTCAAAGAGCTTCCTTGGACTACTGTTGTAGATGCCATGAAGGCAAATGTATTTACATAGCTTTTTCCCCAAAATTAAGACACATGCCAGTTTTCTGGGCATATCAAATTGACCATATAGGAATCACAAATTTGTCAGAGCAGGATCTCTTGAAGAATGTCAAGACGTGGTTCATATCATTATCGGTAAGGTCTTGTTTTTATCCTCTGTTAATGTcttaagaatttaaaaaaaaaaaaaattgcatgaatgTGTAAAGTATAACTTCAATTTTATAGAAATGTTacagttcaaaacaagttaaacatTTGTGGTAAAATAttgataatcacaaaaaaaataataataaaaaaattcaactcgtccctagatttttttttaaagcaaaaattgcaattaaagtaagccacttacaatggaagtgaatgcggcaagtccataaacattaaaattcacaCCGTTTTAAAATTACAAGATGTCAATTTTAtactttataaaattattttaatgtgataaaatcgcttactaaccttatcaatgtaaagttatattcaatactgcaactttatatttgtattttttttttatttaaatgattttattacaataaaatcatgtagaacttACATTTTACCTCAGTATATTCATGTTAACGTTGatttctgtcgattgagcttaatttgtattgagtTATGAGGCACTTTTACTCATTAAGCATTTCCGAAAACCAAGTGTATTGGTACTCAATTTATGAGAACTGGCATGTATGTGTCacttgaccagtgttgggtgtaattggattatAGTTActaaattagttactgtaatctaattactttgtcacagaaagtagtgtaaaccatttcattttaaattcttgtaaattagattacagttatgGATTTCAATgaaataattacttttaagtacataacttgggttacaaatatttctaaaaaaatattgttatatctaatacaattaaaatgtgaattcatatgtacatatgtctgtctgtctgtctgtttgcatttctgtgacagctgaagtgtgtgcaacaatgaacaaggagaattaaaaaaaaatgttttagctgaaaaacaaaaaaagagttttggaaagtaatgtaaaattaaattaattagtaatgtgattactttttcaatgaagtaatcagtaaagtaatctgattataatttaaaagaattagttagtaatttgtagtggattacttttttggtaACTTCACTGAATATTtcaaaagtaattaatatgataTATATACTCTACATTATTTTATAATGAACATCAGAGCATTGAAGTTTTATtatttctctcatttttttttccCTGACAGGTTGTCGAGGATCTACTCAAATGGAAAATGCACTCTCTGCCACCTCAAGTCACCTCAAGAACTTCCCCACCAACCACACATATTTTAAGTGGTGTGTTCCAtcacaagacaaaatacattcaTAAAGTGAGCAACTGGCACGGCAAAGGCTACATTCGCTGGATCGCGTATCACCACACGAATGCGAAAGGGCGTAGTTTTGAAGGAGCAATTGTCCAAACCAGTCCGGATAAATGTAAGTGGAAATGGCTGACAGTGAAGCAACTGTTCAGGGTTCTCTCTGGAGTCGATTTTTTTGCCAAACCGCTGAGAATAATCTTCAATAAACAAAAGAGCAATGAGGAACCTTCAAACATGAATGGCTTGGCTGCAATTCCAGCAAGATTTCCAACATCTGAAAAGATAGTGGACTACAATGACGCTGCAGTACAATGTGTGATGCCAACAAAACTGCAGCTAAAAAAATTCACAACCCTAATTCCTTCACCAGATGTGAAATCAGATAAAACTACACTTTCACCTGAACGTGAAAATGAAAAAGTTACAGAAACCAGCAAAACTAAGGATGAGAAGAATACACTGCATATGATGACAGGCCTTTGCTCAGTGCTCATTCACCGTACGAGCATTGGTTTGAAAAGATGTCTTGAGAGATTGATATTGGACAAAGAAAACAACACCACCTCTTCACCACATTCTCTTTCTATCAATGGCAAACCACCTGATGCAGGGTCAGTCCACAGAATTCAGAGCCCCCTTGAAAGTAATGAAATCATAAATTACAGGAAATATGTGACACAAAAGTCACGTAAGAGTGTGCAATTCAGTTTTGAAGAGAAcgaacacttttactctaataaTGGCAAGCTGAAACGTACAATTAACTACTATGGACCTACATTCTGAGTTAAATAACACTGactatttgttttagaaacagtAAACACCAGAGTTGACGGTTAAGTTAGAAATAGAGAATAGCAATAGCAAAGCCCAGAGGACATAATGGcacacaaacagagaaatgtaCCTAGCCTGCCAAAATGAATATTTGTACACTctatttacatttgtatttatgcATATGGTATGCCTTTCACCAATGAGTCCCATGCCCAATTGTTTTGTAGTAAAAATTTGTAGCAAATATATACCCTCGTGTGACCTCGTGTACACATGcttggatgttgtattttggcttcaatataggcaatgcataatttaaattcatttaaaccaactgatctcagttcaggagactctgtgttgtcagtaaagggttaaacttttgtgtgacaaaacaacatggcgccaatcacagcagagtttgtctttgggagaaatgccaactaAGCTACATccggtaagaaacctaattaagtttatAGATTGAAACCTGTTTCAGTCAAAAGAATAAGTCTATAGATTCTATAAGAGTCTACAGTTCCACCCGATTTACCATATTTtacatttgagcgatttatcacgaaatgccacactgctaaatacaatgtacactaatgtgtctGAAGTTGGTTTATTAACACTACATATTCTAGTTCAAGTTTCACATGCTTTGATGACAGTGTGcactttgctctgccattctatTAAAGCCCCGTTGACAACCTGGCTGCTTACTCTTAATATTGGATAATTTAATACACAAgctgtgtgcacatttattttacattatataaaaaagaaaaaaaaaactattatcttttttctctttttttcttttttttttttgcattcattcattaattaaaagaataattaatgaattatgctaatttctgatgtaatgtttataatgtctcaaaaacatgaagaaacaagtcatttttatttgtatagcgccattcacaacacacataatttcaaagcagctttccagaaaattatgcattaacagaaaattaaactataatatctataatgtcttaagagtcatcattgtgtagtttgataaaatacgattgtgaattgtgtttaaaaataagtaattaaataataattgtgtttataaccccagtgagcaagccgaaggcgactgtggcaaggaacacagaactcca
Proteins encoded in this region:
- the LOC127428629 gene encoding uncharacterized protein LOC127428629, with translation MRLHWLLIFASMCNMWGAIQQPHPPNEKWNQCKDVFYKGWTKLRFTLQRASLDYCCRCHEGKCIYIAFSPKLRHMPVFWAYQIDHIGITNLSEQDLLKNVKTWFISLSVVEDLLKWKMHSLPPQVTSRTSPPTTHILSGVFHHKTKYIHKVSNWHGKGYIRWIAYHHTNAKGRSFEGAIVQTSPDKCKWKWLTVKQLFRVLSGVDFFAKPLRIIFNKQKSNEEPSNMNGLAAIPARFPTSEKIVDYNDAAVQCVMPTKLQLKKFTTLIPSPDVKSDKTTLSPERENEKVTETSKTKDEKNTLHMMTGLCSVLIHRTSIGLKRCLERLILDKENNTTSSPHSLSINGKPPDAGSVHRIQSPLESNEIINYRKYVTQKSRKSVQFSFEENEHFYSNNGKLKRTINYYGPTF